One window from the genome of Daphnia pulex isolate KAP4 chromosome 9, ASM2113471v1 encodes:
- the LOC124201804 gene encoding extensin-like — translation MTISRSFLVVCLLLATSLAELNREKRSPDGHGHHGHHGHHDHSHDHGHHSAAPIHTPDAGAAYGGPVAVPTYDAQPAQHHHHQSAPTYDAQPVAPSYEAGPSFQAPQQYEAQETSHHGAPEYNPPAPEYSPPAPSYSPPAQQSYPTQAASSYNPPSPQYNAPAPSYSQATQSYEAPQQSYEEPQQSYGAPKGKKPKSSYGAPKAPKAPKAKKPKGNYGVPKAKNPKSSYGAPQQQSYAAPAPSYQQAPAPSYQAPTPSYQAPAYSAPAPSYTPQAAPQSAYPPQYGR, via the exons ATGACAATCAGCCGATCT ttcctcgTAGTTTGCCTTCTCCTGGCCACTTCCCTCGCTGAACTCAACCGCGAAAAACGATCAC CGGATGGACACGGACATCATGGACATCACGGACACCATGACCACAGCCACGATCACGGACACCACAGTGCTGCTCCTATTCACACTCCCGATGCCGGCGCAGCTTATGGTGGTCCAGTAGCAGTCCCAACTTACGATGCTCAACCGGCCCagcaccatcatcatcaatcgGCCCCAACTTACGATGCCCAGCCTGTTGCTCCTTCCTATGAGGCTGGACCATCTTTCCAAGCTCCTCAACAGTATGAGGCCCAAGAAACGTCTCACCACGGCGCTCCTGAATACAATCCTCCGGCTCCTG AATACAGCCCACCAGCTCCTTCCTACTCACCACCTGCCCAACAGTCGTACCCGACCCAAGCAGCATCTTCTTACAATCCTCCTTCACCTCAATACAATGCCCCAGCTCCTTCCTACTCCCAAGCAACTCAGTCCTATGAAGCCCCCCAACAGTCTTACGAAGAGCCTCAACAGTCATACGGAGCCCCAAAAGGCAAAAAGCCCAAGTCCAGTTACGGTGCCCCCAAAGCTCCTAAAGCTCCTAAAGCCAAGAAACCAAAGGGCAATTATGGCGTACCAAAGGCCAAGAATCCCAAGTCCAGCTATGGAGCTCCTCAACAACAAtcgtatgctgccccagctCCTTCCTACCAGCAGGCTCCAGCTCCTTCCTATCAGGCCCCAACTCCATCTTACCAGGCCCCGGCTTATTCAGCTCCTGCTCCATCCTACACTCCCCAGGCTGCTCCCCAATCGGCCTATCCTCCACAATATGGTCGTTAA
- the LOC124201805 gene encoding uncharacterized protein LOC124201805 isoform X1 yields the protein MQFSISKMSIVSLLFCIGLQVNLSIAVPVFIRDAASMAFAIQHQPELFRFEAAQPTGLRAESTLVVPSVNSNFLLNLQYLSGLLNSLSSLLGQSPAPPATDAPTPATDAPTPPPASGPSNAPPAPPSRAVGANLGQGRVIPSQADQKTLFSLPGLGGLFQQGAIDFRGLPVAQLG from the exons ATGCAGTTTTCTATTTCTAAAATGTCGATTGTCTCTCTATTGTTCTGCATCGGCTTGCAGGTTAATCTTAGTATTGCAGTTCCAGTATTTATTAGAGATGCAGCTTCGATGGCCTTCGCCATCCAACACCAACCGGAATTATTCCGGTTTGAAGCTGCACAACCTACAGGTTTACG AGCTGAATCTACTCTGGTAGTTCCTTCagtcaattcaaattttcttttaaatttgcaaTATCTTTCGGGGCTTTTAAATTCTCTGAGTTCCCTCTTGGGCCAATCGCCAg CGCCACCCGCTACTGACGCTCCTACACCCGCTACTGACGCACCTACACCCCCACCCGCTTCCGGACCATCAAACGCGCCCCCGGCGCCCCCTTCAAGAGCAGTAGGTGCAAATCTAGGACAAGGAAGAGTTATTCCCTCACAGGCTGATCAAAAAACACTATTTTCTCTGCCCGGCCTAGGAGGATTGTTCCAGCAAGGTGCGATCGATTTCCGCGGTCTTCCAGTCGCCCAGCTAGGCTAA
- the LOC124201798 gene encoding synaptic vesicle membrane protein VAT-1 homolog-like, which produces MFSEKHNEPAAHKTVSEMVSEHPTTIQTSSPTAAERQRKKSINEADEIEKEVRELRRRDEEEIRRKHLGALKRIEQHLNQNGGDLSYLLNQQRVPTEVRSVQLTGFGLGKNINIAKVHIPLPLKHEVLIRAHSCGVNFDDVMTRNGMLDNWVRSLKAPFIMGSEVAGEVIGLGKNVTELNLGDRVMCLPERKAWSEYVVCRVEHCFKIPEEMSYNDAVALTVDGIVAYSLLFQMGSLYPGKAVLLHSTPGGLGSMVTQMVRTVPETILFKIAMENEGQIKFTNQNVHYIDHDSDYVTEIRHSSPHGVDLVLDCQYEDNFHRDFNLLRPMGKYVLFGTQAAVHRGFFDSARTWWGQDKISPLKLYEENKSVCGFNLRNLLYFQKDRDYVREVFCRVCKMWQEGSIKPDFDVLLFDDLNEALQRMQEHGQIGKIILNPTESRETTEIPDYYAIAEKNVKKRIWDQKPFLNKLGLPEPGELVRDKSLVEEERERAQQKEQEEMQRKYEQQQQNQQYIQRLTQPQEKFYEARGAVPERTQTPSAYEVRTGNLSGEPPIVYDPSSGRTVYNVTTAETCPYLAQAAQQPISTTVKNVPSFQTVIKEPLTSTRASTATAETGREVGREAILTKERVELSVPMTNKDVKHLKEQLPGAVLEDKYTGDKYTRGLLEKRTNE; this is translated from the exons ATGTTTTCCGAAAAGCACAACGAGCCTGCTGCTCACAAAACTGTCAGCGAGATGGTGAGTGAACACCCGACAACTATTCAAACCTCTTCGCCAACCGCTGCAGAACGTCAGCGAAAAAAGTCGATCAACGAAGCGGATGAGATCGAAA AGGAGGTGAGGGAACTTCGTCGACGTGACGAGGAAGAGATTCGTCGCAAGCATCTGGGAGCCTTGAAAAGAATCGAACAACATCTCAATCAGAATGGTGGAGACTTGTCTTACCTGTTGAATCAGCAAAGGGTTCCCACCGAAGTGAGATCCGTTCAACTCACTGGATTCGGACTGGGAAAGAACATCAATATCGCCAAAGTTCACATTCCACTACCGTTGAAACACGAAGTTCTCATTCGCGCCCATTCCTG tgGAGTTAATTTTGATGATGTTATGACTCGTAATGGTATGCTGGACAACTGGGTTCGTTCATTGAAGGCACCTTTCATCATGGGAAGTGAAGTGGCAGGTGAAGTTATCGGACTTGGCAAAAATGTCACTGAACTGAAT TTGGGTGATCGAGTCATGTGTCTACCAGAACGCAAAGCTTGGAGTGAATATGTCGTGTGTCGTGTCGAGCATTGCTTCAAAATTCCCGAAGAGATGAGCTACAACGACGCAGTGGCTTTGACCGTTGACGGAATCGTGGCCTACTCTTTGCTCTTCCAAATGGGATCTCTCTACCCTGGCAAAGCTGTCCTCTTGCACTCCACTCCGGGCGGATTG GGCTCAATGGTGACCCAAATGGTTCGTACCGTGCCAGAAACCATCCTCTTTAAAATCGCGATGGAAAATGAGGGACAGATCAAATTCACGAATCAAAACGTCCACTACATCGATCACGATTCCGACTACGTCACGGAGATCCGGCACAGTTCTCCCCACGGCGTCGATCTGGTTCTCGATTGTCAATACGAGGACAATTTCCATCGTGATTTCAATCTTCTGAGACCCATGGGGAAATACGTCCTGTTCGGGACTCAGGCGGCCGTTCATCGCGGATTCTTCGATAGCGCCAGAACC TGGTGGGGCCAAGATAAAATTTCACCGCTGAAACTCTACGAGGAGAACAAGAGCGTCTGCGGATTCAACTTGCGCAACTTGCTCTACTTCCAAAAGGATCGCGATTACGTCCGTGAAGTATTCTGCAGAGTTTGTAAAATGTGGCAAGAAGGTTCCATCAAACCTGATTTCGACGTTCTTCTGTTCGATGAT CTGAACGAAGCGTTGCAGCGGATGCAGGAGCACGGACAAATCggcaaaatcattttgaatccGACCGAGTCCAGAGAAACGACGGAAATTCCCGACTATTACGCCATCGCCGAGAAGAACGTGAAGAAGAGAATCTGGGACCAGAAGCCGTTCCTGAACAAATTGGGATTACCTGAGCCAGGTGAATTGGTCAGGGACAAGTCGCTggtggaagaggagagagagcgTGCCCAGCAgaaggaacaagaagaaatgcaAAGGAAatacgagcagcagcagcaaaatcaGCAGTATATTCAACGTTTGACGCAACCCCAAGAGAAATTTTACGAAGCAAGAGGAG CGGTTCCTGAAAGGACTCAGACTCCGTCGGCTTATGAAGTCCGCACTGGGAACTTGTCCGGCGAGCCTCCAATTG tttATGATCCTTCTTCCGGACGAACTGTGTACAATGTAACTACTGCAGAAACTTGTCCGTATTTGGCTCAAGCCGCTCAACAACCAATTTCTACTACGGTGAAAAATG TGCCCAGCTTCCAGACTGTAATCAAGGAACCGCTGACATCAACTCGTGCTTCCACCGCGACAGCTGAGACCGGAAGAGAAGTCGGAAGAGAAGCCATCTTGACCAAGGAGAGAG ttgaGCTGTCAGTCCCAATGACTAATAAAGACGTCAAACATCT
- the LOC124201805 gene encoding uncharacterized protein LOC124201805 isoform X2 yields the protein MQFSISKMSIVSLLFCIGLQVNLSIAVPVFIRDAASMAFAIQHQPELFRFEAAQPTGLRAESTLVVPSVNSNFLLNLQYLSGLLNSLSSLLGQSPAPPATDAPTPATDAPTPPPASGPSNAPPAPPSRAEDCSSKVRSISAVFQSPS from the exons ATGCAGTTTTCTATTTCTAAAATGTCGATTGTCTCTCTATTGTTCTGCATCGGCTTGCAGGTTAATCTTAGTATTGCAGTTCCAGTATTTATTAGAGATGCAGCTTCGATGGCCTTCGCCATCCAACACCAACCGGAATTATTCCGGTTTGAAGCTGCACAACCTACAGGTTTACG AGCTGAATCTACTCTGGTAGTTCCTTCagtcaattcaaattttcttttaaatttgcaaTATCTTTCGGGGCTTTTAAATTCTCTGAGTTCCCTCTTGGGCCAATCGCCAg CGCCACCCGCTACTGACGCTCCTACACCCGCTACTGACGCACCTACACCCCCACCCGCTTCCGGACCATCAAACGCGCCCCCGGCGCCCCCTTCAAGAGCA GAGGATTGTTCCAGCAAGGTGCGATCGATTTCCGCGGTCTTCCAGTCGCCCAGCTAG
- the LOC124201806 gene encoding uncharacterized protein LOC124201806 — protein MNSQCFKFLLLLFSVLMLTESQSREISISCAENMPCKAGEYCMESYCERCIPCESLYHRQSSSTNGEASCARNTTECGPCLPGYQNHSTTDGSPSRDCFPLIPIAVSTYSIADWKLIVVFLWLSIISIYLVARKFDLRKCCTRVGSVLAVNKESESFTNRAVQSDDTDCQD, from the exons ATGAATTCGCAGTGCTTCAAGTTccttttacttcttttctcTGTGCTCATGCTGACAGAATCCCAATCCAGAGAAATTTCTATTTCC TGCGCTGAAAATATGCCTTGCAAAGCCGGAGAGTATTGCATGGAATCTTACTGTGAACGATGCATCCCTTGCGAGTCCCTTTATCATCGCCAATCATCGTCGACGAATGGCGAAGCATCTTGCGCAAGAAACACGACCGAATGCGGACCGTGTCTACCAGG ATACCAGAATCACAGTACAACCGACGGAAGCCCTTCCAGGGATTGTTTCCCTCTGATTCCAATAGCTGTTTCGACTTATTCTATCGCCGACTGGAAGTTGATTGTCGTATTTCTGTGGCTATCAATTATTTCCATTTACCTCGTCGCAAGGAAATTCGATTTACGGAAAT GTTGCACTCGTGTTGGCTCTGTCCTGGCGGTGAATAAGGAATCGGAGTCATTCACAAACAGAGCAGTCCAGTCAGACGACACAGATTGTCAGGATTGA